Proteins from one Paenibacillus sp. J23TS9 genomic window:
- a CDS encoding ABC transporter substrate-binding protein, giving the protein MKKGRLLLACVLLVSMLSGCGSSKEADGKVKLEFFQNKPEAKGSFDKLIAKFNQTHPGIQVSQINPPDAETVLKTRVVKNDIPDVIALGATDTYSILAQSDIFTDLTQSKLLENIEPNYIKMLKDITGMDKVTAVPYATNANGIMYNKTIFKEMGLAVPKTWDELIATAQKVKDNGKIPFYFTYKDDWQTNLPFNALAPNLVGIDFFKQLREGKVTFKEKFREIAEKQLKLLDYGHGDNFGKNYADGNRAFAKGEAAMYIQGSWAIPEIRKANPKADIGFFPFPAGNDPEQNKLISGVDTLLTISEDTKHKKEAEEFLSFLLEPENIGQYIKEQTAFAAVKGVNQEDPAVAELLPYLKEGRVLDFADHYLPAAMQLNSIVQAFLQNRNIDGYLQTLDREWDKVQSRK; this is encoded by the coding sequence ATGAAAAAGGGAAGACTGCTTCTGGCCTGCGTCCTGCTTGTCTCCATGCTTTCGGGCTGCGGCAGCAGCAAAGAGGCGGACGGGAAGGTCAAGCTTGAGTTTTTTCAAAACAAACCGGAAGCGAAAGGCTCCTTCGACAAGCTGATCGCTAAATTCAATCAGACGCATCCGGGTATCCAGGTCAGCCAGATCAATCCGCCTGATGCGGAAACGGTACTCAAGACACGCGTTGTCAAAAATGATATCCCCGACGTCATTGCCCTTGGCGCGACCGATACGTATTCCATCCTTGCTCAGAGTGATATTTTCACCGATCTGACGCAAAGCAAGCTCCTGGAGAATATCGAGCCCAATTATATAAAAATGCTGAAGGATATTACGGGTATGGACAAGGTGACGGCGGTACCCTATGCAACGAATGCCAATGGCATTATGTATAACAAGACCATATTCAAGGAAATGGGACTCGCCGTACCGAAGACCTGGGACGAGTTGATCGCGACAGCGCAGAAGGTCAAGGATAACGGAAAAATCCCGTTCTATTTTACATATAAGGATGATTGGCAGACAAACCTTCCGTTTAATGCGCTGGCCCCGAATTTGGTGGGCATCGATTTCTTCAAGCAGCTGCGGGAAGGAAAAGTCACGTTTAAGGAAAAATTCCGCGAGATCGCTGAAAAGCAGCTGAAGCTGCTGGATTACGGTCATGGAGACAATTTCGGTAAAAACTATGCGGATGGCAACCGTGCCTTCGCCAAAGGTGAGGCTGCGATGTACATCCAGGGCAGCTGGGCCATTCCGGAGATCCGCAAAGCGAATCCGAAAGCCGACATTGGCTTCTTTCCGTTTCCGGCGGGCAATGACCCGGAGCAGAACAAGCTGATTTCTGGGGTGGACACGCTGCTTACCATATCGGAGGATACCAAGCACAAGAAGGAAGCCGAAGAGTTCCTATCCTTTCTCCTCGAACCGGAGAATATCGGGCAGTACATCAAGGAGCAGACGGCCTTTGCCGCTGTCAAAGGCGTAAACCAGGAGGATCCGGCGGTTGCCGAGCTGCTGCCTTACCTCAAGGAGGGCAGGGTGCTGGATTTTGCCGACCACTATTTGCCTGCCGCTATGCAGCTGAACTCGATCGTACAGGCCTTTTTGCAAAATAGAAACATCGACGGCTATTTACAAACCCTGGACCGCGAATGGGATAAGGTGCAAAGCCGTAAATAA
- a CDS encoding ABC transporter ATP-binding protein produces the protein MPQNNTAREQQQAPIPQAAGPGGRPGSPMRGLMGGGSGGKPKNFGGTLRRLWGYFGRERKLLSLIMLFIVIDAAVTLLGPYLIGRSIDAMSLGTLGVDFGLLKILIIVLAAAYVTDALLTFLQGWLMAGISQRIVASLRRALFGKLQKLPVSYFDARSHGEVMSRLTNDIDNVSSTISQSTVQLMSGAITIVGSLVMMIVLSPILTLASLITVPILYFLTRAVTRKTKVLFKEQQVQLGKINGHIEESISGMEVVKAFNHEDKAISEFEKVNQKLFEVGLKAQIRSGFLMPMMNVINNIGFAAVALVGGVLAVKSLITIGVIASFISYSRQFVRPLNDLANIYNLLQSGVAGAERVFEVLDENEETADSEKAEVLDQIEGEVVFDQVSFGYRPEVPILKNISFTARPGSSTALVGPTGAGKTTIVNLLTRFYDVTAGSVCIDGTDIRDYTRDSLRRSFGFVLQDTYLFSGTIKENIKYGKPEAADEEVHEAAAMANADVFIRRLPDGYDTVLSENGGNLSQGQRQLLAIARVLLAKPSILILDEATSSIDTRTELHIQDALLHMMQGRTTFIIAHRLNTIRDADTIMVIDHGEIIEQGSHEQLMEQHGFYAHMFESQFKNLEGAEDSAAAAPVQE, from the coding sequence ATGCCGCAGAATAATACAGCGCGTGAACAGCAGCAGGCTCCGATACCCCAGGCGGCAGGCCCCGGTGGAAGACCCGGCAGTCCCATGAGGGGATTGATGGGCGGGGGCTCCGGCGGAAAGCCCAAAAATTTCGGAGGGACACTCCGGCGTCTATGGGGCTATTTCGGCAGGGAACGGAAGCTGCTGTCGCTCATCATGCTGTTTATTGTGATCGATGCAGCCGTGACGCTGCTTGGCCCATATCTGATCGGCAGATCGATCGACGCCATGTCCCTGGGGACTCTGGGAGTGGATTTTGGACTACTGAAAATTCTGATTATCGTTCTTGCCGCCGCTTATGTAACGGATGCGCTGCTGACGTTCCTGCAGGGCTGGCTGATGGCGGGCATCTCACAGCGGATTGTGGCCTCACTGCGCCGGGCGCTGTTTGGCAAGCTGCAAAAGCTGCCGGTATCTTACTTCGATGCCCGCTCTCACGGGGAGGTCATGAGCCGCCTTACGAATGATATCGACAATGTCAGCTCGACGATTTCACAATCGACCGTCCAGCTGATGTCTGGTGCGATTACGATCGTCGGCTCCCTTGTGATGATGATTGTCCTCAGTCCAATTTTGACGCTGGCAAGTTTGATTACCGTGCCGATTCTGTATTTCCTGACACGCGCCGTGACGCGGAAAACGAAGGTTCTGTTCAAGGAGCAGCAGGTGCAGCTCGGGAAGATCAACGGTCATATTGAGGAAAGCATTTCGGGCATGGAAGTGGTCAAAGCCTTCAACCATGAGGACAAGGCAATTTCCGAATTTGAAAAGGTGAACCAGAAGCTGTTTGAGGTAGGGCTGAAAGCGCAAATCCGTTCAGGATTTCTCATGCCCATGATGAATGTGATCAACAATATCGGGTTTGCTGCTGTCGCTCTGGTTGGCGGGGTTCTGGCTGTTAAAAGCTTGATTACCATTGGCGTTATTGCCAGCTTTATCAGCTATTCACGTCAATTCGTAAGACCCTTGAATGATCTAGCCAATATTTATAATCTTCTTCAATCCGGGGTCGCTGGAGCGGAGCGTGTCTTCGAAGTGCTGGATGAGAATGAGGAGACGGCGGATTCTGAAAAAGCGGAAGTATTGGATCAGATCGAGGGAGAGGTCGTATTCGATCAGGTTAGTTTTGGATATAGACCCGAGGTTCCTATTCTGAAAAATATAAGCTTTACCGCAAGGCCGGGCAGCAGTACGGCCTTGGTCGGCCCGACAGGAGCCGGCAAGACGACCATCGTGAACTTGCTGACACGCTTTTACGATGTGACGGCAGGTTCTGTCTGCATCGACGGAACAGACATCCGTGATTATACGAGGGACAGTCTTCGCAGAAGCTTCGGTTTCGTTCTGCAGGACACTTATCTGTTCTCGGGAACGATCAAGGAGAATATTAAATACGGCAAGCCTGAGGCGGCGGATGAGGAAGTTCATGAGGCAGCGGCGATGGCCAATGCGGATGTGTTCATCCGGCGCCTTCCGGACGGGTACGACACCGTTCTGTCGGAGAACGGCGGCAATCTCAGCCAGGGACAACGCCAGCTGCTGGCGATTGCCCGTGTACTGTTAGCTAAGCCGTCTATTCTGATTCTGGATGAGGCGACGAGCAGCATCGATACCCGTACGGAGCTGCATATCCAGGATGCGCTGCTGCACATGATGCAGGGCCGGACGACTTTTATCATTGCACACCGGTTGAACACGATCCGGGATGCGGATACGATCATGGTCATCGACCATGGGGAGATCATTGAGCAAGGAAGTCATGAGCAGCTCATGGAGCAGCATGGTTTTTATGCTCACATGTTTGAAAGCCAATTTAAAAATCTGGAGGGTGCAGAGGATTCAGCCGCAGCTGCTCCGGTTCAGGAATAA
- a CDS encoding ABC transporter ATP-binding protein produces MSFLQKYIRKYGKLFSLSVLFLMLEAFCDLLQPTIMSKVIDDGVATGSMNKVFYLGGMMLLITGVGALSASIRNVVSSHVSQRFGAELRSDLFRKIQSLSFEHMDRFDRASLVTRLTNDVTQVQNFMNGLMRFFVKAPLLGIGSLIMALRLDIHLSGILVVVVPIVAVLIVLNMKIGFPFFIRVQRALDRVNGVMREYLSGVRVVKAFNRFDYEVGKFKSANDELAERSMTSMRVMSVFGPGISLVVNFGIIAVLWLGGLRVDNNQMQVGSIIAFINYMTQILFSLMMISNVFNMFVRAKASAGRIGEVMVVESGMPAEGTEASPSEGERGRIDFEHVSFAYAGSSGDPVIRDFTLTCLPGQTIGIIGSTGSGKTSLVHLIPRFYDATSGTVKVNGEDVRRMDPQKLRESIAIVPQKMMLFTGTVEDNLRWGKEDAADEELVQAARIAEAHEFITASPEGYNSRIGQGGVNFSGGQKQRLSIARALVRQPEILILDDCTSAVDVATEGRIKQALRTYAKGLTCILIAQRITSVMDADRIVVMDRGEIAGSGTHEELMQHCRVYQEIYKSQMGKEMQPNAAE; encoded by the coding sequence ATGTCCTTTCTTCAAAAATATATTCGGAAATACGGCAAGCTGTTCAGCTTATCCGTGCTCTTTTTGATGCTGGAAGCTTTCTGCGATCTGCTGCAGCCGACGATCATGTCCAAGGTCATTGATGACGGTGTCGCAACAGGCAGCATGAACAAGGTATTTTACCTAGGCGGGATGATGCTGCTGATCACCGGAGTTGGCGCTTTGTCGGCATCGATTCGTAATGTGGTTTCAAGCCATGTCTCGCAGCGGTTTGGTGCAGAGCTGAGGTCTGATCTATTCCGCAAAATTCAGTCACTGTCCTTTGAACACATGGATCGTTTCGATCGGGCTTCCCTGGTAACCCGCCTGACGAATGATGTCACGCAGGTCCAGAACTTTATGAACGGATTGATGCGCTTTTTCGTAAAAGCTCCTCTGCTGGGCATCGGAAGTCTGATCATGGCGCTGCGCTTGGATATTCATCTATCTGGCATTCTCGTGGTCGTCGTGCCCATCGTGGCCGTCCTCATCGTACTGAATATGAAAATCGGGTTTCCGTTCTTTATCCGTGTACAGCGTGCGCTTGACCGCGTGAACGGGGTCATGAGGGAATATTTATCCGGCGTGCGCGTCGTGAAGGCCTTCAACCGCTTTGACTATGAAGTGGGCAAGTTTAAGTCGGCAAATGATGAGCTGGCGGAGCGTTCCATGACTTCGATGCGGGTGATGTCTGTGTTTGGTCCGGGAATCTCGCTGGTAGTCAACTTTGGCATCATTGCCGTGCTGTGGCTCGGCGGACTGCGGGTTGATAATAACCAAATGCAGGTCGGCAGCATTATCGCCTTCATCAACTACATGACGCAAATTCTATTCTCGCTGATGATGATTTCGAACGTGTTCAATATGTTTGTGCGCGCCAAGGCCTCGGCAGGACGGATCGGGGAAGTGATGGTTGTAGAGAGCGGCATGCCGGCGGAAGGTACTGAGGCTTCACCAAGCGAAGGCGAGCGCGGGCGCATCGATTTCGAACATGTCAGCTTTGCATATGCAGGGTCATCGGGTGACCCGGTCATCCGCGACTTTACACTCACCTGTCTGCCTGGACAGACGATTGGCATCATCGGTTCGACGGGCTCGGGTAAAACCTCGCTGGTTCATTTGATTCCGAGGTTCTATGATGCCACCTCCGGTACGGTCAAGGTGAATGGCGAAGATGTCCGGCGGATGGACCCTCAGAAGCTTCGGGAGTCGATCGCGATCGTTCCGCAGAAGATGATGCTGTTCACCGGAACGGTGGAGGACAATCTGAGATGGGGCAAAGAAGATGCAGCGGACGAAGAGCTGGTACAGGCGGCCCGGATAGCGGAGGCGCATGAATTTATTACGGCTTCACCGGAAGGCTATAACAGCCGGATTGGCCAGGGCGGCGTCAATTTCTCGGGCGGTCAGAAGCAGCGTCTTTCCATCGCCCGGGCGCTTGTCAGACAGCCTGAAATTCTGATTCTGGACGACTGTACCAGTGCGGTGGACGTGGCGACGGAAGGCCGGATCAAGCAGGCGCTGCGGACGTATGCCAAGGGACTGACCTGTATTTTGATCGCGCAGCGGATCACTTCAGTCATGGATGCAGACCGGATTGTCGTCATGGACCGGGGGGAAATCGCCGGCAGCGGCACACATGAAGAGCTGATGCAGCACTGCCGGGTCTATCAGGAAATCTACAAATCTCAGATGGGGAAGGAGATGCAGCCGAATGCCGCAGAATAA
- a CDS encoding glycosyltransferase, with product MKKVGLVMRKIQFSENQGPRVFADRLKAIGAELGVDIVFISPERHVSGYDWVPGYEHEKGDLVNYDIVLDQIYQNGIEHVIYTVSGFTYLKMFLEKSVLFPHSFPDPALTGYEMMKPFYQMVDKAIVQTEFLKEEFSRNFGVNDVDVIPIGFSENLAHKHFDPAQIVENRILWIGRDEENRRPDLVLKYAQQNPDKEVFMVFGGERYRESLKKYPIPDNVKLQFALSQDEVFALMNSAKVYWNCSRFDTFAMPLTEALAMGKIVVKPEHPCYRHINARHSFSGNEENWFELVNMAAASPQSYSMDNRHYAFDQFSSHVMKEGYKNFFDGWLKD from the coding sequence ATGAAAAAAGTCGGATTGGTCATGAGAAAAATCCAGTTTAGTGAAAATCAGGGACCGCGCGTATTTGCGGACCGTCTGAAGGCAATCGGCGCAGAGCTGGGTGTGGACATTGTTTTTATCTCCCCGGAGCGCCACGTTAGCGGGTATGACTGGGTGCCGGGCTATGAGCATGAGAAGGGGGATTTGGTCAATTACGATATCGTGCTGGATCAAATTTATCAGAATGGCATCGAGCATGTTATTTACACCGTATCCGGCTTTACCTATCTGAAAATGTTCCTTGAGAAAAGCGTACTTTTCCCCCACAGCTTTCCCGACCCCGCACTGACGGGATATGAGATGATGAAGCCTTTTTACCAGATGGTAGACAAGGCGATCGTACAGACGGAGTTTCTGAAAGAGGAATTTTCCCGGAACTTTGGCGTGAATGATGTGGATGTCATCCCGATCGGATTCAGTGAAAATCTGGCGCACAAGCATTTTGACCCGGCACAAATCGTAGAGAACCGCATTCTCTGGATTGGACGCGATGAGGAAAACCGCCGTCCGGATCTGGTGCTGAAGTATGCGCAGCAAAACCCGGACAAGGAAGTGTTCATGGTATTCGGAGGGGAGCGCTACCGGGAAAGCCTGAAGAAGTATCCTATTCCGGATAATGTGAAGCTGCAGTTTGCGCTGAGCCAGGATGAGGTATTCGCGCTCATGAATTCGGCAAAGGTCTATTGGAACTGCTCCCGGTTCGATACATTTGCCATGCCGCTGACCGAAGCGCTCGCCATGGGTAAAATCGTCGTGAAACCGGAGCATCCCTGCTACCGTCATATCAATGCGAGGCATTCCTTTTCAGGCAATGAAGAGAATTGGTTTGAGCTTGTGAACATGGCAGCCGCGTCGCCGCAGTCCTATTCGATGGATAACCGGCATTATGCGTTCGACCAGTTTTCAAGCCATGTGATGAAGGAAGGATACAAGAATTTTTTTGATGGGTGGCTAAAAGATTGA
- a CDS encoding PucR family transcriptional regulator has translation MGGFTLYIRDVLERPVFQRARLIAGAGGTGRKVGWVHILEITNVAPFVTKNDLILTTGLWLRHYEQERLSYMQQLIRQEAAGLCVELGTSIENIPSEIIELADASDFPLIVFEQPVRFVEITQDIHGLLINQQHQMLKDLEAYSRRLQQITLQSTDVYAILHVLYEYTGQQVVYHSTVDTNKFIPRGISPALAEELTALYRQQVEASEAAQQEAGIFALPQDRLLLTQPVICLGQTLAHVGLVIPGQQAQDRITLLLDYTAKSLASLLLRMLFLEEKMLRDQNQLIQDILNHQMEDEEEARARMGLRPPKQGEVCFAAGMIEMEYSTEEGELDRDKVESVQQDLLVRMRALLKKHALHNLLMQKGRRIYILCARDKAARDDTPVLLQQTIRKIVERLQLPSPGTPVLRLHAGFGLIRNRMTDMHKSFKEAEQVLEVSHSAAALQDGLFYDRIGVYRLLKAIPEEALESFIQDQLGPLMSYDREHHLHLLQTLGMYLKCMGSKNDTAKALFIHRQTLYNRLDKLTEILGEDYLEPDRRVCLEMALLALPLLS, from the coding sequence ATGGGCGGGTTCACGCTTTATATCAGGGACGTGCTGGAACGTCCCGTATTTCAAAGAGCCCGGCTGATCGCTGGCGCAGGCGGCACCGGCCGCAAGGTCGGTTGGGTTCATATACTGGAAATCACTAATGTGGCCCCATTTGTAACGAAAAATGACCTCATTCTGACCACCGGTCTCTGGCTCCGCCATTACGAGCAGGAACGCCTGTCCTACATGCAGCAGCTCATACGCCAGGAAGCGGCGGGTCTGTGCGTCGAGCTCGGGACGAGTATCGAGAACATTCCAAGCGAAATTATCGAGCTCGCGGATGCATCGGATTTTCCTCTGATCGTATTTGAGCAGCCTGTCCGCTTTGTGGAAATTACCCAGGACATTCATGGTCTGCTGATCAATCAGCAGCATCAGATGCTGAAGGATCTGGAGGCATATTCCCGCAGATTGCAGCAGATTACTCTTCAAAGCACGGATGTTTATGCCATCCTCCATGTATTATATGAATACACCGGACAACAAGTTGTGTACCATTCTACCGTGGATACGAATAAATTTATTCCCCGCGGGATATCCCCGGCTTTAGCAGAAGAACTCACCGCCTTGTACAGGCAGCAGGTAGAGGCAAGTGAAGCAGCACAACAGGAAGCGGGCATATTCGCGCTGCCGCAGGATCGTTTACTGCTGACCCAGCCGGTCATTTGTCTCGGACAGACATTGGCGCATGTCGGTCTGGTTATACCGGGTCAGCAGGCACAGGACCGGATCACGCTGCTGCTCGATTATACGGCCAAGTCGCTGGCATCTCTCCTGCTTAGGATGCTTTTTCTGGAGGAAAAAATGCTCCGCGACCAAAATCAGCTCATTCAGGACATTTTGAATCATCAAATGGAGGATGAAGAGGAAGCACGGGCCCGAATGGGACTGCGACCCCCAAAGCAAGGCGAGGTATGTTTTGCAGCGGGAATGATCGAAATGGAATATAGCACGGAGGAAGGAGAGCTGGATCGGGACAAGGTGGAATCGGTTCAGCAGGATCTTCTGGTCAGAATGCGCGCTCTCTTAAAAAAGCATGCCCTTCACAATCTGCTCATGCAAAAGGGCCGCCGGATTTATATCCTGTGCGCACGCGACAAGGCTGCAAGAGATGATACGCCTGTACTCCTGCAGCAGACCATCCGCAAAATCGTGGAGCGCTTGCAGCTTCCATCCCCGGGAACTCCTGTGCTGCGCCTGCATGCGGGATTTGGACTCATCCGCAACCGGATGACGGATATGCATAAAAGCTTCAAAGAAGCGGAGCAGGTGCTTGAGGTATCACATTCGGCAGCGGCGTTGCAGGACGGACTCTTTTATGACCGGATCGGGGTTTACCGCCTACTGAAGGCCATTCCGGAAGAGGCGCTTGAATCCTTCATTCAGGATCAGCTCGGGCCGCTGATGAGCTATGACCGTGAACATCATCTTCACCTGCTCCAAACACTGGGTATGTACCTGAAATGCATGGGATCCAAAAACGATACGGCCAAAGCGCTGTTCATTCACCGGCAGACGCTGTACAATCGGCTGGATAAGCTTACGGAAATTTTGGGCGAGGACTATTTGGAGCCGGACCGGCGCGTATGTCTGGAAATGGCCCTCTTGGCATTGCCGCTTTTGTCTTAA
- the ald gene encoding alanine dehydrogenase, with translation MNIGIPKEIKNNENRVAVTPAGTLEFIQHGHRVLVERSAGLGSGFTDEEYAEAGAVILTEAQEVWEQADMIMKVKEPLQSEYGYFRKGLILFTYLHLAAEPELAKALVASGVHAIAYETVNVNGTLPLLTPMSEVAGRMAAQIGAQLLERPHGGKGILLSGVPGVSRGKVTIIGGGIVGMNAAKIAAGLGADVTLLDLSIPRLRQLDEIFGNQISTLVSSPANIAKAVAETDLLICAVLIPGAKAPRLVTESMVKTMKPGSVIVDVAIDQGGVVETIDHITTHDNPTYVKHGVVHYAVANMPGAVPRTSTLALTNATMPFALKLADIPLQQLLNANPAIRSGANVLGGFVTYEAVARDLGYDYIPAEKAFSKVTI, from the coding sequence ATGAACATCGGAATACCCAAGGAAATTAAAAATAATGAGAACCGCGTCGCTGTGACCCCGGCAGGCACCCTGGAATTTATCCAGCATGGACACCGTGTGCTTGTGGAACGCAGCGCCGGACTTGGAAGCGGATTCACGGATGAAGAGTATGCAGAGGCCGGAGCCGTTATCCTAACGGAAGCCCAAGAGGTATGGGAGCAGGCGGATATGATCATGAAGGTCAAGGAGCCGCTGCAAAGTGAATACGGATATTTCCGTAAAGGGCTGATCCTCTTCACTTACCTGCATCTTGCAGCAGAACCGGAGCTGGCCAAGGCACTGGTTGCATCCGGTGTACATGCCATTGCATATGAGACCGTGAATGTGAACGGTACGCTGCCGCTTCTTACACCGATGAGCGAAGTAGCTGGACGTATGGCCGCCCAGATCGGGGCGCAGCTTCTGGAGCGTCCGCATGGCGGAAAAGGGATTTTGCTCTCCGGCGTTCCCGGCGTTTCCCGCGGCAAGGTAACCATTATCGGCGGAGGCATCGTAGGTATGAATGCAGCCAAAATCGCCGCAGGTCTTGGTGCCGACGTCACTTTGCTTGATTTGAGCATACCACGTCTACGCCAGCTTGATGAAATTTTCGGGAATCAGATCAGCACGCTGGTGTCCAGTCCTGCCAATATTGCTAAAGCGGTCGCCGAAACCGATCTTCTAATCTGTGCCGTACTGATTCCGGGAGCGAAAGCGCCTCGTCTGGTGACGGAAAGCATGGTGAAGACCATGAAGCCGGGCTCGGTCATCGTCGATGTTGCCATTGACCAGGGCGGCGTAGTCGAAACCATTGACCATATTACCACCCATGATAATCCGACCTACGTGAAGCACGGCGTTGTCCATTATGCAGTAGCGAATATGCCGGGCGCGGTACCACGGACCTCGACACTCGCACTCACCAATGCGACGATGCCATTTGCACTCAAGCTTGCAGATATACCGCTTCAACAGCTCCTGAATGCCAATCCTGCCATCCGCAGCGGAGCTAACGTTCTAGGCGGATTCGTAACGTATGAGGCGGTTGCACGTGATCTTGGTTATGATTATATCCCGGCTGAGAAAGCCTTCAGCAAAGTCACCATTTAA
- a CDS encoding cold-shock protein, protein MYFGKKVVEEIPEADTTIWSCSNENCNGWMRDNFAFEHEPLCAHCSSPMSSSTKMLPLVVNDHPIKMLKKGTLI, encoded by the coding sequence ATGTACTTCGGAAAAAAAGTGGTTGAGGAAATTCCTGAGGCGGACACGACGATCTGGTCTTGTTCCAACGAGAATTGCAACGGCTGGATGAGGGACAACTTTGCTTTTGAGCATGAGCCTTTATGCGCCCACTGCAGCTCTCCTATGAGCAGCAGTACGAAGATGCTGCCCCTGGTCGTTAATGACCATCCTATTAAAATGCTGAAAAAGGGCACCTTGATATAG
- a CDS encoding glycosyltransferase, with product MSIQFASGTDHEIRFSIIIPARDEEKCIGRCLDSLAAAAAAYPGQVEAIVVLNRCTDQTAAIAESYGAVTLTDDSKNLSQIRNAGIHAARGEIIVTIDADSWVTDNMLTEIDRMLMTGKYIGGAVRTAFERNSLGITMSALVLIIPLLFKYGMITVGLFWGYKKDFEAIHGFNEQMLMAEDADFASRLKKWGKQNGKKYGTVTKAIMTTSCRKFDQGGDWYLFLHPWIVLAYLKGKDRKYADQTYYEMDYKKLNNN from the coding sequence ATGAGCATTCAATTTGCATCCGGTACCGACCATGAAATCAGGTTTTCCATTATCATTCCAGCCAGGGATGAGGAGAAGTGTATTGGACGTTGTCTGGATTCGCTTGCGGCAGCGGCAGCAGCCTATCCAGGACAGGTTGAGGCGATTGTTGTCCTGAACCGCTGTACGGATCAAACGGCAGCCATTGCCGAGTCTTACGGGGCTGTAACCTTAACCGATGACAGCAAGAATTTGTCCCAAATCCGGAATGCCGGCATTCATGCCGCCCGGGGGGAAATCATCGTGACGATCGACGCAGACAGCTGGGTAACGGATAACATGCTTACTGAGATTGACCGGATGCTCATGACGGGGAAGTACATCGGAGGTGCGGTACGAACTGCATTTGAACGCAATTCTCTGGGTATTACCATGTCTGCACTTGTGCTAATCATCCCTCTCCTTTTCAAATATGGAATGATCACTGTGGGTCTCTTCTGGGGTTATAAGAAGGATTTCGAAGCCATTCACGGTTTTAATGAACAGATGCTGATGGCTGAAGATGCGGATTTTGCCAGCCGTCTGAAGAAGTGGGGCAAGCAAAACGGCAAAAAATACGGCACCGTTACGAAGGCGATCATGACGACTTCCTGCCGGAAATTCGATCAGGGTGGAGACTGGTATTTATTCCTGCATCCTTGGATCGTTCTGGCTTACCTGAAAGGCAAGGACCGCAAATATGCGGATCAGACCTATTACGAAATGGACTATAAAAAATTAAATAATAATTAA
- a CDS encoding TetR/AcrR family transcriptional regulator, which translates to MKKSKDDAELTKQAIVDAAKELFAAKGYAATSMADICSAAGCSRGGLYHHFESKEDLFVYLADQSFTVSWENWGKVAENSMTATEQLYMYADYFVDTLQKPLNKAGEEFLNRVGPESEAGQRFIGILQVYMQRFESLVQAGLDRGEWKGDNPQELAMMILGYFSGLSDSIQLMDKADAKQFYRKATMLLLEGIQK; encoded by the coding sequence ATGAAAAAGAGCAAAGATGACGCAGAACTGACGAAACAGGCAATCGTGGACGCAGCCAAGGAACTGTTCGCTGCCAAAGGTTATGCCGCCACCTCCATGGCTGATATTTGCTCTGCCGCTGGATGCAGCAGAGGAGGCCTTTATCATCATTTTGAAAGTAAAGAGGATCTGTTTGTTTATCTGGCGGACCAGTCGTTCACGGTCTCCTGGGAGAACTGGGGAAAGGTCGCGGAAAACAGCATGACTGCTACGGAGCAGCTGTATATGTATGCCGATTACTTTGTAGATACGCTTCAGAAGCCGCTGAACAAAGCGGGTGAGGAATTTCTGAACCGGGTAGGTCCGGAGTCAGAGGCGGGGCAGCGGTTTATCGGCATTCTTCAGGTTTACATGCAGCGATTCGAAAGCCTAGTCCAAGCCGGTCTGGACCGGGGCGAATGGAAAGGCGATAACCCGCAAGAGCTGGCCATGATGATTCTCGGATACTTCTCCGGGCTAAGCGACAGCATCCAGCTTATGGACAAAGCAGACGCTAAACAGTTTTATCGCAAAGCAACCATGCTTTTACTCGAAGGGATTCAAAAATAA